The proteins below come from a single Aegilops tauschii subsp. strangulata cultivar AL8/78 chromosome 6, Aet v6.0, whole genome shotgun sequence genomic window:
- the LOC109756520 gene encoding tyrosine-sulfated glycopeptide receptor 1-like gives MQTLHFSNWGHSKILHIPSLALVLLVCLVSPTSSCTEQEKASLLQFLSGLSQDGGLAASWQHGMDCCQWEGITCGQDRTITDVLLASKGLEGHISESLGNLTGLQHLNLSHNSLSGGLPLELVLSSSILVLDISYNQFNGTLPELPASTTAGPLKVLNISSNFFTGQFPSTAWKGMEDLVALNASNNRFTGQISTHFCSTSPSISVLDLSFNRFSGSLPQGLGDCSKMIELRAGYNDLSGTIPDELFIATSLEYLSLSNNHLHGVLEDAHIFNLRNLSTLDLGENNFSGKIPDSIGQLKKLQELHLNNNNMSGELPSAVSNCINLIIIDLKSNNFSGELANVNFSNLLNLKTLDLLYNNFTGKVPESIYSCSNLTALRLSGNKLHGQLSPRIGDLKYLTFLSLGKNSFENIKSALHILQSCKNLTTLLIGQNFIGEHMPADEKIEGFEKLQVLDIGGCPLFGKIPLWISNLANLEVLVLSDNQLTGSIPAWIKALKHLFYLDIRNNTLTGEIPTILMDMPTLMSEKTEAHLDPRLFELPIYKSPSLQYRIPIAFPKVLDLSNNKFTGEIPLEIGQLKALLSLNFSFNYLTGQIPQSICNLTNLLVLDLSNNNLTGAIPGALNSLNFLSAFNISNNDLEGPIPSGGQFNTFPNSSFDANPKLCGSMLTHKCASASTPLVSQNHRNKKVIFAITFSVFFGGIAILLLLGRLLVSIRAKGLNAETRRDNDGDAEATSVYCSSEQTLVVIRMPQFKGGKKMLKFNDILKATNNFHKDNIIGCGGFGLVYKAELPDGSKLAIKKLNGEMCLMEREFSAEVDALSMAQHENLVPLWGYCIQGNSRLLVYSYMENGSLDDWLHNRYDDASSYFDWPTRLKIAQGASLGLSYIHDVCKPQIVHRDIKSSNILLDKEFKAYVADFGLARLIVPNRTHVTTELVGTMGYIPPEYGQAWVATLRGDIYSFGVVLLELLTGMRPVSVLSTSKELVPWVLQMRSEGKQIDVLDPTLRGTGYEDQILKVLETACKCVDHNQFRRPAMMQVVSCLASIDDDLQI, from the coding sequence ATGCAGACACTCCATTTCTCCAACTGGGGACACAGCAAGATATTGCACATACCTTCCCTTGCTCTTGTGCTGTTGGTCTGCTTGGTCTCTCCTACGAGTTCCTGCACGGAGCAGGAGAAGGCCTCCCTTCTCCAGTTCCTCTCCGGGCTTTCACAAGACGGTGGCCTCGCTGCGTCCTGGCAGCATGGCATGGATTGCTGCCAGTGGGAAGGGATCACCTGCGGGCAAGATAGGACGATCACCGATGTCTTGCTGGCTTCAAAGGGCCTTGAGGGGCACATCTCAGAGTCCCTTGGGAACCTAACTGGGCTGCAGCACCTTAACCTCTCCCACAATTCACTCTCCGGTGGTCTGCCACTGGAACTGGTATTGTCCAGCAGCATCCTTGTCCTTGACATCAGCTATAATCAGTTCAACGGAACACTGCCAGAGCTGCCAGCTTCGACCACTGCCGGACCACTCAAGGTACTCAACATCTCAAGCAACTTCTTTACAGGACAGTTCCCATCCACCGCATGGAAGGGAATGGAGGATCTGGTCGCGCTCAATGCCAGCAACAACAGATTTACTGGGCAGATATCAACTCATTTCTGTAGCACCTCCCCATCCATCTCCGTGCTTGATTTGTCTTTCAACCGCTTCAGTGGCAGCCTCCCCCAAGGCCTTGGTGATTGTTCAAAGATGATAGAGCTCAGGGCCGGGTACAACGACCTCAGTGGAACTATCCCAGATGAACTCTTCATTGCTACTTCGTTGGAATACCTGTCTCTTTCTAACAATCATTTGCATGGGGTTCTTGAAGATGCACACATATTTAACCTCAGAAATCTGTCTACCCTTGATCTTGGAGAGAACAATTTCAGTGGCAAGATTCCAGATTCCATAGGCCAGCTCAAGAAATTGCAGGAGCTCCATTTGAACAACAACAATATGTCAGGGGAGCTGCCATCGGCAGTGAGCAATTGCATAAATCTGATAATAATTGACCTCAAGAGCAACAATTTCAGTGGAGAACTTGCCAATGTGAATTTCTCCAACCTGCTCAACCTAAAAACTTTAGACCTTCTGTACAACAACTTCACCGGGAAAGTTCCAGAAAGCATATACTCTTGCAGCAACCTGACTGCACTGCGGTTATCTGGCAACAAATTACATGGGCAGCTTTCACCACGAATAGGTGATCTGAAGTACCTCACCTTCCTGTCACTTGGTAAAAATTCTTTTGAAAACATAAAAAGTGCACTTCACATCCTTCAGAGCTGCAAGAACCTTACCACCTTGCTTATAGGGCAGAATTTCATAGGAGAGCACATGCCAGCGGATGAGAAAATTGAAGGTTTTGAGAAACTTCAGGTTTTGGACATCGGAGGATGCCCATTGTTTGGAAAAATACCTCTTTGGATATCAAATCTAGCAAATTTAGAGGTATTAGTCTTATCCGACAATCAACTCACTGGATCAATACCAGCCTGGATCAAAGCCCTAAAGCACCTCTTCTATCTAGACATAAGAAACAACACCCTCACAGGGGAAATTCCAACAATATTGATGGATATGCCAACACTAATGTCAGAGAAGACAGAAGCTCATTTGGACCCCAGGCTCTTCGAGTTGCCTATTTATAAGAGCCCATCACTCCAATACCGCATACCCATTGCTTTCCCTAAAGTGCTGGATCTAAGCAACAATAAATTCACTGGTGAGATACCTCTGGAGATTGGTCAGTTGAAAGCTCTCCTTTCACTCAATTTTAGCTTCAACTACTTGACAGGACAGATTCCACAATCAATATGCAATTTAACAAACCTGCTGGTGCTAGACCTTTCCAACAACAATCTTACAGGTGCAATACCAGGTGCATTGAATAGCCTGAACTTCCTTTCAGCATTCAACATTTCTAACAATGACCTGGAAGGGCCTATTCCATCTGGAGGGCAGTTTAATACATTTCCGAATTCTAGTTTTGATGCGAATCCAAAGTTGTGTGGCTCTATGCTCACTCACAAATGCGCATCAGCTTCAACACCTCTAGTCTCCCAAAATCACAGAAATAAGAAGGTTATTTTTGCAATCACATTTAGTGTGTTCTTTGGAGGCATTGCAATTCTTTTGTTGCTCGGGCGTCTCCTCGTCTCAATCAGGGCCAAGGGTTTAAATGCAGAAACTAGAAGGGATAATGATGGAGATGCTGAAGCAACTTCAGTCTACTGCAGCTCAGAACAAACATTAGTAGTGATAAGGATGCCACAATTCAAGGGAGGAAAAAAAATGCTCAAATTCAATGACATTTTGAAAGCTACGAACAACTTTCACAAGGACAACATCATTGGATGTGGAGGGTTCGGATTAGTCTACAAGGCAGAGCTACCTGATGGTTCCAAGCTAGCAATTAAAAAGCTCAATGGTGAAATGTGTCTGATGGAAAGGGAGTTCAGTGCAGAGGTCGATGCTCTATCCATGGCACAACATGAAAATCTTGTACCGCTGTGGGGTTACTGCATCCAGGGAAACTCAAGGCTCCTCGTATATTCCTACATGGAGAATGGCAGCCTGGATGATTGGCTTCATAACAGATATGACGATGCTAGCTCATATTTTGACTGGCCAACTCGGCTCAAGATCGCGCAAGGAGCAAGCCTGGGCCTTTCTTATATCCATGATGTCTGCAAGCCTCAGATTGTCCACCGTGACATCAAATCCAGTAACATCCTACTGGACAAAGAATTTAAAGCTTATGTTGCTGATTTTGGGCTAGCCAGATTGATTGTTCCCAACAGAACTCATGTTACAACTGAGTTGGTCGGCACTATGGGTTACATTCCCCCTGAGTATGGGCAAGCATGGGTTGCTACGTTGAGAGGTGATATATACAGTTTTGGAGTAGTCCTGCTTGAGCTGCTCACTGGAATGCGACCTGTTTCAGTCCTATCTACATCAAAAGAACTTGTCCCATGGGTTCTACAGATGAGGTCTGAGGGCAAGCAGATCGACGTCTTGGATCCAACACTTAGAGGAACAGGGTATGAAGATCAAATTCTGAAGGTGCTTGAAACCGCTTGCAAGTGTGTCGATCATAATCAATTCAGGAGGCCAGCTATGATGCAAGTAGTCTCCTGCCTGGCCAGTATAGACGATGACCTACAGATATAA